Proteins co-encoded in one Hymenobacter swuensis DY53 genomic window:
- a CDS encoding DUF4175 family protein: MPGLGGTLMVVEKDPATTRALDDVLARLDAFKHKFYLNLLVRGLLVAGGLVLSLFLVFNLLEYFLYLPTWVRAGLLFGFVGGVAVAFFRWIWQPLAALTHLRRMLSDEQAARRVGELFPEVQDKLLNALQLRGQAQENALLAASLEQRAGQLRGVEFSQGINIQAQTRPLWKYVAVPAVVVMGLLLVYPRLFVQGTGRILNYNRTYSPPAPFRFVVENKQLTAFQGEDFSLNVAVEGEALPNEISIAFEGRQRRLTRTTGNLFRYDFRQLRRDVQFQLTAAGFSSEAYNLTVKTRPNLRDFVVRATYPAYLRRPAETLRNAGNLTVPEGTDLRWDFSTEATDQLRLQFRNPDETLTATSDDGQFLVSRRALRSQTYAVQLRNAASPNRDPIEYQLTVVPDQVPEVTLETFQDTTARRFLALGGNLRDDYGFSRLQLHYRVLSKGRPNAAYQMKALPLGTGPSQSYAYQWDARPLNLKPGDRLEYFVQAWDNDGVHGPKAARSRTAEFRLPGRAEQRQQLASQSQAVQSQLSQAAQQSKKMERELAKAEDKLKVKRDLNFQDRKQLKDMLDQKQQMDQAMDELKRQFEQLQEQQNELNPQKNEELAEKAKELQKLMEDLLDPETKKLYEELRKLLEQQQDQNQPDMQKLLQQLENKENTLQKELERALEMFKQLQFEQKQDQALEKLQQLAQEQQKLAEETQKNDKQNPDNKLSNEQQKANNEQLKNKQAEQQQQFDEVKQDLQDLKELDKQLDGQNGADEMKQDQQQVDEQQQQSQEQLGKNQNQKASQNQKQAAQKMQQMAQKMQQQMDQEESDEQQQNIDDLRDILENLLKLSFDQENLMKQFRQVDQSDPRFVQLGQTQRKLKDDARVVQDSLYALAKRVFQIKSFVTREVGEMNGRMDESLDQIRQRNVGRATSSQQLAMTSMNNLALMLNDALQQMQQQQRESQSQQQMQGGGKPGRKKKKGSSAGEGQMGRMQQQLNQQIQQLQQSGKTGRALSEELAKLAGQQQMLRQAMQDLERMQQKGGGKPGSNKDGQGQNGAGGLGDVKKMMEQTETDLVNKRLTEQTIMRQRQILTRLLEAEKSARERDQDDKREAQTAQNRPPVFPPAFQQYKRQQNRQTELLRTVPPTLTPYYQREVSEYFQKMK; encoded by the coding sequence ATGCCCGGATTAGGCGGCACCCTTATGGTAGTGGAGAAAGACCCCGCAACAACCCGGGCGCTGGACGACGTACTGGCCCGCCTGGATGCCTTTAAGCACAAATTTTACCTGAATCTGCTGGTGCGGGGGCTGCTGGTGGCCGGCGGCCTTGTGCTCAGCCTGTTCCTCGTGTTCAACCTGCTCGAGTACTTCCTGTACCTGCCCACCTGGGTGCGGGCCGGACTGCTGTTCGGGTTTGTGGGCGGGGTGGCCGTGGCCTTCTTCCGCTGGATCTGGCAGCCGCTGGCCGCCCTCACCCACCTGCGCCGCATGCTGAGCGACGAGCAGGCAGCCCGTAGGGTAGGAGAACTGTTCCCGGAGGTGCAGGACAAGCTATTGAACGCGCTGCAGCTGCGTGGCCAAGCTCAGGAAAATGCTTTGCTGGCCGCCAGCCTTGAACAGCGCGCCGGCCAGCTGCGGGGCGTGGAGTTTAGCCAGGGCATCAATATTCAGGCCCAGACCCGGCCGCTGTGGAAGTACGTGGCCGTGCCCGCCGTAGTGGTAATGGGGCTGCTGCTGGTGTACCCGCGCCTGTTTGTGCAGGGCACCGGCCGCATTCTGAACTATAACCGCACGTACAGTCCGCCTGCGCCTTTCCGGTTCGTGGTGGAAAACAAACAGCTCACGGCCTTCCAGGGCGAGGATTTCAGCCTGAATGTGGCCGTGGAAGGGGAGGCCCTGCCCAACGAAATCAGTATTGCGTTTGAGGGCCGGCAGCGCCGCCTCACCCGCACCACCGGCAACCTGTTCCGCTACGATTTCCGGCAGCTGCGCCGCGACGTGCAGTTCCAGCTCACGGCCGCCGGCTTTAGCTCCGAGGCCTATAACCTGACGGTAAAAACCCGGCCCAACCTCCGCGACTTCGTGGTGCGGGCTACCTACCCGGCTTACCTGCGGCGGCCCGCCGAAACTTTGCGCAACGCCGGCAACCTCACCGTACCCGAGGGCACCGACCTGCGCTGGGATTTCAGCACCGAGGCCACCGATCAGCTCCGCCTGCAGTTCCGCAACCCTGACGAAACCCTCACCGCCACCTCCGACGACGGGCAGTTCCTCGTTAGCCGCCGGGCCCTGCGCAGCCAGACCTACGCGGTGCAGCTGCGCAACGCGGCCAGCCCCAACCGGGACCCCATCGAGTACCAGCTCACCGTAGTGCCCGACCAGGTGCCCGAGGTGACGCTGGAAACCTTCCAGGACACCACTGCCCGCCGCTTCCTGGCCCTGGGTGGCAACCTGCGCGACGACTACGGCTTCTCGCGGCTGCAGCTGCACTACCGGGTGCTGAGCAAGGGCCGGCCCAACGCCGCCTACCAGATGAAGGCTTTGCCCCTGGGCACCGGCCCCAGCCAGAGCTACGCCTACCAGTGGGATGCGCGCCCGCTCAACCTGAAGCCCGGCGACCGGCTGGAGTACTTCGTGCAGGCCTGGGACAACGACGGTGTGCACGGCCCCAAGGCCGCCCGCAGCCGCACCGCCGAGTTCCGCCTACCCGGCCGCGCCGAGCAGCGCCAGCAGCTGGCCTCCCAGAGCCAGGCCGTACAGAGCCAGCTCAGCCAGGCCGCTCAGCAGAGCAAGAAGATGGAGCGGGAACTTGCTAAGGCCGAGGACAAGCTGAAAGTGAAGCGCGACCTGAATTTCCAGGACCGCAAGCAGCTCAAGGACATGCTCGACCAGAAGCAGCAGATGGACCAGGCCATGGATGAGCTGAAACGGCAGTTTGAGCAGCTGCAGGAGCAGCAGAACGAGCTGAACCCGCAGAAAAACGAGGAGCTGGCCGAGAAAGCCAAGGAGCTGCAGAAGCTGATGGAAGACCTGCTCGACCCCGAAACCAAGAAGCTCTACGAGGAGCTGCGCAAGCTGCTGGAGCAGCAGCAGGACCAGAACCAGCCCGACATGCAAAAGCTCCTGCAGCAGCTCGAAAACAAGGAAAACACCCTACAGAAGGAGCTGGAGCGCGCCCTCGAAATGTTCAAGCAGTTGCAGTTTGAGCAGAAGCAGGACCAGGCCCTCGAAAAGCTCCAGCAGCTGGCCCAGGAGCAGCAGAAGCTGGCCGAGGAAACTCAGAAAAACGACAAGCAGAACCCCGATAACAAGCTCAGCAACGAACAACAAAAAGCAAACAACGAGCAACTAAAAAATAAGCAGGCCGAGCAGCAGCAGCAGTTCGACGAGGTGAAGCAGGACCTGCAGGACCTGAAGGAGCTGGACAAGCAACTCGATGGCCAGAATGGGGCCGACGAGATGAAGCAGGACCAGCAACAGGTGGACGAGCAACAGCAGCAAAGTCAGGAGCAGCTGGGCAAAAACCAGAACCAGAAAGCCAGCCAGAACCAAAAGCAGGCCGCCCAGAAAATGCAGCAGATGGCTCAGAAGATGCAGCAGCAGATGGACCAGGAAGAATCCGACGAGCAGCAGCAGAACATCGACGACCTGCGCGACATCCTGGAAAACCTGCTCAAGCTCAGCTTCGACCAGGAAAACCTGATGAAGCAGTTCCGCCAGGTGGACCAGTCGGACCCGCGCTTCGTGCAGCTGGGCCAGACCCAGCGCAAGCTCAAGGACGACGCCCGCGTGGTGCAGGATTCGCTGTATGCCCTGGCCAAACGCGTGTTCCAGATCAAGAGCTTCGTGACCCGCGAGGTGGGCGAGATGAACGGCCGCATGGACGAGAGCCTCGACCAGATCCGGCAGCGCAACGTGGGCCGCGCCACCAGCTCCCAGCAACTGGCCATGACCAGCATGAACAACCTGGCCCTGATGCTCAACGATGCCCTCCAGCAGATGCAGCAGCAGCAGCGCGAAAGTCAGAGCCAGCAGCAGATGCAGGGCGGCGGCAAGCCGGGCCGTAAGAAGAAAAAAGGCAGCAGCGCCGGCGAGGGCCAGATGGGCCGCATGCAGCAGCAGCTCAACCAGCAGATTCAACAGCTCCAGCAGAGCGGCAAAACCGGTCGTGCCCTCTCCGAGGAGTTGGCCAAGCTGGCCGGCCAGCAGCAGATGCTGCGCCAAGCCATGCAGGATCTGGAGCGCATGCAGCAGAAAGGCGGCGGTAAACCCGGTTCTAACAAAGATGGCCAGGGGCAAAACGGCGCCGGCGGCCTCGGCGACGTGAAAAAAATGATGGAACAAACCGAAACCGACCTCGTAAACAAGCGGCTGACGGAGCAAACCATTATGCGCCAGCGCCAAATCCTGACCCGTTTGCTGGAAGCCGAGAAATCGGCCCGGGAGCGGGACCAGGACGACAAGCGGGAAGCGCAGACGGCGCAGAACCGTCCGCCGGTATTTCCGCCGGCTTTTCAGCAGTACAAACGCCAGCAAAACCGCCAGACAGAGTTGCTGCGGACGGTACCGCCTACGCTCACCCCGTACTATCAGCGCGAGGTGAGTGAATATTTTCAAAAAATGAAATAG
- a CDS encoding ATP-binding protein has protein sequence MKQVKIQIPSLVENIRVVESFIDNSKDTFHIDDDIYGNIMVAVTEAVNNAIRHGNKFDKDKNVFLSLFVEPDRVKFEIEDEGTGFDYTNLSDPTAPENLENPGGRGIFLIRHLADEVEFQKDGRHVQLTFMLPTPATEAEQTSTINGAETTAH, from the coding sequence ATGAAGCAGGTCAAAATTCAGATTCCTTCCCTGGTTGAAAATATCCGCGTTGTAGAAAGCTTTATCGACAACTCGAAGGATACGTTTCACATCGACGACGATATTTACGGCAACATTATGGTGGCCGTCACGGAAGCCGTAAACAACGCCATCCGCCACGGCAATAAGTTCGATAAGGACAAGAACGTGTTCCTGTCCTTGTTTGTGGAGCCAGACCGGGTGAAGTTTGAGATTGAGGATGAAGGCACGGGTTTCGACTACACCAATCTCTCGGACCCCACGGCCCCCGAAAACTTGGAGAACCCTGGTGGCCGCGGCATCTTCCTGATCCGCCACCTAGCCGATGAAGTGGAGTTCCAGAAGGATGGCCGCCATGTGCAGCTGACCTTCATGCTGCCCACGCCCGCCACGGAAGCTGAACAGACTTCGACTATCAACGGGGCCGAAACGACGGCTCACTAA
- the ybeY gene encoding rRNA maturation RNase YbeY, translated as MSDLPTEHDELEDADDFGGESHGIEFMVEDVEFELADAQDLTSWIERVAEVHEHEIVQLTYIFCSDEYLHKVNVEYLDHDTYTDVITFDNADDADIIEGDIFISVDRVRENALTHGVTFRDELHRVMIHGVLHLLGYADKDLLSQTAMRKKEDDCLLLRTF; from the coding sequence ATGAGCGACCTGCCTACTGAGCACGATGAGTTAGAGGACGCAGATGATTTCGGCGGCGAAAGCCACGGCATCGAGTTCATGGTGGAGGATGTGGAATTTGAGCTGGCTGATGCCCAGGACCTAACGTCCTGGATTGAGCGCGTGGCTGAAGTACACGAGCACGAAATCGTGCAGCTCACCTATATCTTCTGCTCCGATGAGTACCTGCACAAGGTGAATGTGGAGTACCTTGACCATGACACCTACACCGACGTCATCACCTTCGACAACGCCGACGACGCCGACATCATTGAGGGCGACATCTTTATTTCGGTGGATCGAGTACGTGAAAATGCCCTCACCCACGGCGTTACGTTCCGCGACGAGTTGCACCGCGTTATGATTCACGGCGTACTGCATCTGCTCGGCTACGCCGATAAAGACCTGCTCAGCCAGACCGCCATGCGCAAAAAGGAAGACGACTGCCTGTTATTGCGCACATTTTAG
- a CDS encoding GNAT family N-acetyltransferase produces the protein MSATPHPIRIIPGPALDYYLGQGYYRMHQDLFTCRFLPIENQLYTVHWLRLELARVHYGPEQRRLLRLAERFTVVRRPFRLTAELEELYAAYRQSITFDAPPTVEAFLLAGSTHNVFSTEVLEIRDGVRLVAAGIFDVGARTLAGIMNFYHPEYRKFSLGKVLMLLKLEHACALGHYYYYPGYVVHNYPKFDYKLFPCPAATEVFDCLTAQWLPFSWPEVNRQAAELLADWNEDDFAPDDEA, from the coding sequence ATGTCCGCTACTCCGCATCCTATCCGCATTATTCCCGGTCCGGCGCTGGACTACTACCTTGGCCAGGGCTATTACCGCATGCACCAGGACCTGTTTACCTGCCGGTTCTTACCCATCGAAAACCAGCTGTATACAGTGCATTGGTTGCGGCTGGAACTGGCCCGCGTGCACTACGGTCCCGAGCAACGCCGCCTGCTACGCCTAGCCGAGCGGTTTACGGTGGTACGGCGGCCGTTCCGGCTCACGGCCGAGTTGGAGGAACTTTACGCCGCCTACCGCCAGTCCATCACCTTCGATGCGCCGCCCACGGTGGAGGCCTTTTTGCTGGCCGGCTCCACCCATAACGTGTTCAGCACCGAGGTGTTGGAAATCCGGGACGGGGTGCGGCTGGTGGCGGCCGGCATCTTTGATGTGGGAGCCCGCACGCTGGCCGGCATTATGAATTTCTACCACCCCGAGTACCGCAAATTCAGCCTCGGCAAGGTGCTGATGCTGCTGAAACTGGAGCACGCCTGCGCTCTGGGACACTACTATTACTACCCCGGCTACGTAGTCCACAACTACCCCAAGTTCGACTACAAACTGTTCCCCTGCCCGGCCGCCACGGAGGTATTTGACTGCCTGACCGCACAGTGGCTGCCGTTTTCTTGGCCTGAAGTCAACCGCCAAGCCGCCGAGTTGCTGGCCGACTGGAACGAGGACGACTTCGCGCCCGACGATGAAGCATAA
- the mnmG gene encoding tRNA uridine-5-carboxymethylaminomethyl(34) synthesis enzyme MnmG has product MFQQEEYDVIVVGAGHAGCEAAAAAANMGSKVLLVTMNMNTIAQMSCNPAMGGVAKGQIVREVDALGGQSGLITDKTMIQFRMLNRSKGPAMWSPRAQSDRMRFAEEWRMTLEQTPNVDFWQEAVMGLVVEEGACVGVKTQLGIEFRGKSVVLTNGTFLNGLIHIGEKQFGGGRAAEKGSTGITEQLIELGFEAGRMKTGTPPRVDGRSLDYSKMEEQAGDAEPSKFSYLDTPALRNQRPCYITYTNPEVHEILKEGFEKSPMFQGRIKGLGPRYCPSVEDKINRFADKDRHQIFVEPEGWSTVEVYVNGFSSSLPEDVQYRALRKIAGFENAKMFRPGYAIEYDFFPPTQLQLTLETKLIQNLYFAGQINGTTGYEEAACQGLMAGINAHNKVHGKAPFVLKRSEAYIGVLIDDLVNKGTDEPYRMFTSRAEHRLLLRQDNADLRLTPLGYELGLASEERMQLVREKEQQTKEVAKLLKNFGIEAADINPWLTEIGSAVISEKTRAVNLLRRPGIDLPALARVLPELTLALAPYRPDALEQAEILVKYEAYLEKEHQQAARVQELENFVIQGRLDYTAMPALSHEAREKLLKIQPETLGQASRISGVSPADVSVLMVYLGR; this is encoded by the coding sequence ATGTTTCAGCAAGAAGAATACGATGTCATTGTAGTAGGAGCCGGGCATGCCGGCTGCGAGGCCGCCGCCGCGGCTGCCAACATGGGCTCCAAAGTCCTGCTGGTGACGATGAACATGAACACCATCGCGCAGATGTCGTGCAACCCGGCCATGGGCGGGGTGGCCAAGGGCCAGATTGTGCGCGAGGTGGACGCGCTGGGCGGCCAGTCGGGCCTCATCACCGACAAAACCATGATTCAGTTCCGGATGCTGAACCGCTCCAAAGGCCCCGCCATGTGGAGCCCCCGGGCGCAGAGTGACCGGATGCGGTTTGCTGAGGAGTGGCGCATGACGCTGGAGCAAACCCCCAACGTGGATTTCTGGCAGGAAGCCGTCATGGGCCTCGTGGTGGAAGAGGGCGCGTGTGTGGGCGTGAAAACCCAGCTCGGCATCGAGTTCCGGGGCAAGTCGGTGGTACTCACCAACGGCACGTTCCTCAACGGCCTCATCCACATCGGGGAGAAGCAGTTTGGCGGTGGCCGGGCGGCCGAGAAAGGGAGTACCGGCATCACGGAGCAGCTGATTGAGCTGGGCTTTGAGGCCGGCCGCATGAAAACCGGCACCCCGCCCCGCGTGGACGGCCGCTCGCTCGACTACAGCAAAATGGAGGAGCAGGCCGGCGACGCCGAGCCCAGCAAATTCAGCTACCTCGACACGCCCGCCCTGCGCAACCAGCGCCCGTGCTACATCACCTACACCAACCCAGAGGTGCACGAAATCCTGAAGGAGGGCTTCGAGAAGTCGCCGATGTTCCAGGGCCGCATCAAGGGCCTGGGGCCGCGCTACTGCCCGTCGGTGGAGGACAAAATCAACCGCTTCGCCGACAAGGACCGCCACCAGATTTTTGTAGAACCGGAAGGTTGGTCCACGGTGGAAGTGTACGTGAACGGCTTTAGCTCTTCGTTGCCCGAGGACGTGCAGTACCGCGCCCTGCGCAAAATTGCCGGCTTCGAGAATGCCAAGATGTTCCGGCCCGGCTACGCCATTGAGTACGACTTCTTCCCGCCGACCCAGCTCCAGCTCACCCTGGAAACCAAGCTGATCCAGAACCTCTACTTCGCGGGCCAGATCAACGGCACCACGGGCTACGAGGAGGCCGCCTGCCAGGGCCTGATGGCCGGCATCAACGCCCACAACAAGGTGCACGGCAAAGCGCCCTTCGTGCTCAAGCGCAGCGAGGCCTACATTGGCGTGCTCATCGACGACCTTGTGAACAAGGGCACCGACGAGCCCTACCGCATGTTCACGAGCCGCGCCGAGCACCGCCTGCTGCTGCGCCAGGACAACGCCGACCTGCGCCTCACGCCCCTGGGCTACGAGCTGGGGCTGGCTTCGGAGGAGCGCATGCAGCTGGTGCGCGAAAAGGAGCAGCAGACCAAGGAAGTTGCCAAGCTGCTGAAGAACTTCGGCATCGAGGCTGCGGACATCAACCCCTGGCTCACGGAAATCGGGTCGGCCGTTATCAGCGAGAAAACCCGCGCCGTGAACCTACTGCGCCGTCCCGGCATCGACCTGCCGGCCCTAGCCCGTGTGCTGCCCGAACTCACCCTGGCCCTGGCCCCGTACCGCCCCGACGCGCTGGAGCAGGCCGAAATTCTGGTGAAGTACGAGGCTTACCTGGAGAAGGAGCACCAACAGGCCGCCCGCGTGCAGGAGCTGGAAAACTTCGTGATTCAGGGCCGCCTCGATTACACCGCCATGCCCGCCCTCTCGCACGAAGCCCGCGAGAAGCTGCTCAAGATTCAGCCCGAAACCCTGGGCCAGGCCAGCCGCATCAGCGGCGTGAGCCCCGCCGACGTGTCAGTGTTGATGGTGTATTTGGGGCGTTAA
- a CDS encoding class I SAM-dependent methyltransferase produces the protein MIYERLEKCPVCGKTEFRNKLVVEDKSVSKESFAIQQCEACTFRFTNPRPDAAHIGRYYESDEYVSHNSGAGGVINQAYKVARYFTMRRKVALVNQRASKGRLLDYGCGTGHFLAAAKADGWQVAGWEPNARAREEATERVGQPIGTESLVQFQPASFDAITLWHVLEHVHSLNETLAQLISLLKPDGTLVIAVPNVDSLDAQHYRQDWAAYDVPRHLYHFSPKTMTHLLKKHKMQVVEVLPMPLDAYYVSMLSEKHRAERGGGMLTVLKAGYKSNQYAAQHEGQYSSLIYVVRKR, from the coding sequence GTGATTTACGAGCGTTTGGAGAAGTGCCCGGTTTGCGGCAAAACGGAGTTTCGCAACAAGCTGGTGGTGGAGGATAAGTCAGTCAGCAAGGAGAGTTTCGCCATTCAGCAGTGCGAAGCGTGCACGTTCCGGTTCACCAACCCGCGGCCCGACGCCGCCCACATCGGCCGTTACTACGAGTCGGACGAGTACGTGTCGCACAACAGCGGGGCAGGAGGGGTCATCAACCAGGCTTACAAAGTGGCCCGCTACTTTACCATGCGCCGCAAGGTGGCCCTGGTAAATCAGCGCGCCAGCAAGGGCCGTCTGCTCGACTACGGCTGCGGCACGGGCCATTTCCTGGCCGCCGCCAAGGCCGACGGCTGGCAGGTAGCCGGCTGGGAGCCCAACGCCCGCGCCCGGGAGGAAGCCACCGAGCGGGTGGGCCAGCCCATCGGCACCGAGAGCCTGGTGCAGTTTCAGCCCGCCAGCTTTGATGCTATTACGCTCTGGCACGTGCTGGAACACGTTCATAGCCTGAACGAAACCCTCGCGCAGCTCATCAGCTTGTTGAAGCCCGACGGTACACTCGTCATTGCCGTGCCCAACGTGGACAGCCTCGACGCCCAGCACTACCGCCAGGACTGGGCCGCCTACGACGTACCGCGCCACCTTTATCATTTCAGCCCCAAAACCATGACCCACCTGCTCAAAAAGCACAAAATGCAGGTGGTGGAAGTGCTGCCCATGCCGCTGGATGCCTATTACGTGAGCATGCTCAGCGAAAAGCACCGCGCCGAGCGGGGCGGCGGGATGCTCACCGTGCTCAAAGCCGGCTACAAATCGAACCAGTACGCCGCCCAGCACGAAGGCCAGTACAGCAGTCTGATTTACGTGGTGCGCAAACGCTAA
- a CDS encoding Ig-like domain-containing protein produces the protein MLRPACARASLFLVVAAAAGLSGCAAISSPEGGIRDTIPPKLVRTVPANGTRNYQGQSVRLEFSEQVQLKELAKNLIVAPLLSDDNPYKVREDRTSITLTFDKALAPNTTYSFNFGTAISDITESNPAAKAVVSFSTGPELDSASVRGTVVDVLSQQPVENVAVVLYPEADTANVRRGRPTYLARTDKAGQFELNYLKAGQYQAYALADKNQNNRYEEPERIGYLPGLLTVGGPASDSLRFVLTRPDTRRPLVTTQKPEPTSYRVSYTEGIVQTTLAPLGAAATPLLNEAVQLAERGRTAVLYRIPELSEGRYLLTATDSAGNVGRDTINVRFQGNAPAKRGAAYTVEGNPREVYRQGQVKFVFNEPVRIAPDRPIGTLTEDSLKRRPLRLPQDGTLSLGRTELALNLNTNARKIVTFQLDSTAIRSITGQSLGLKPLRLRVVEQTSTGTLSGPVQTTAKRYWVQLLEANGQIQTTLDSPKGTYRFDNLQPGTYRLRILIDQNGDGRWQGGDPQLRQLPEPVVLFPKTIQVRSNFDNVESLSF, from the coding sequence ATGCTCCGACCTGCCTGCGCCCGCGCTTCCTTATTTTTAGTAGTAGCCGCAGCGGCGGGACTGAGCGGCTGCGCGGCCATCAGCTCGCCCGAGGGCGGCATTCGGGACACGATTCCGCCCAAGCTGGTGCGCACGGTACCGGCCAACGGCACCCGCAACTACCAGGGACAGTCGGTGCGGCTGGAATTCTCGGAGCAGGTGCAGCTGAAGGAGCTGGCCAAGAACCTCATCGTAGCCCCGTTGCTTTCTGACGACAACCCTTATAAGGTGCGCGAAGACCGCACCTCCATCACCCTCACCTTCGACAAGGCGCTGGCCCCGAATACCACCTATTCCTTTAACTTCGGCACCGCCATCAGCGACATTACGGAGAGCAATCCGGCTGCCAAGGCCGTGGTCAGCTTCAGCACTGGCCCCGAGCTGGACTCGGCCTCGGTGCGGGGCACGGTGGTGGATGTGCTGAGCCAACAGCCGGTAGAAAATGTGGCCGTGGTGCTGTATCCTGAAGCCGACACGGCCAACGTACGTCGGGGCCGCCCCACCTACCTGGCCCGCACCGACAAGGCTGGCCAGTTCGAGCTGAATTACCTGAAGGCCGGCCAGTACCAGGCGTACGCCTTGGCCGATAAAAACCAGAACAACCGCTACGAAGAGCCCGAGCGCATCGGCTACCTGCCCGGCCTGCTCACCGTGGGCGGCCCCGCTTCCGACAGCCTGCGCTTCGTGCTCACCCGCCCCGACACGCGCCGCCCGCTGGTAACTACTCAGAAACCCGAGCCTACGAGCTACCGCGTGAGCTACACCGAAGGCATAGTGCAAACTACTCTGGCCCCGCTGGGCGCGGCAGCTACGCCTCTTCTGAACGAGGCCGTACAGCTGGCGGAGCGAGGCCGCACCGCCGTCCTCTACCGCATCCCTGAGCTGTCCGAAGGCCGCTACCTGCTCACGGCCACCGACAGTGCCGGCAACGTAGGGCGCGACACGATTAACGTGCGCTTCCAGGGGAACGCGCCGGCTAAGCGTGGGGCAGCTTATACAGTGGAAGGCAACCCGCGCGAGGTGTACCGCCAAGGCCAGGTGAAGTTCGTGTTCAACGAGCCGGTGCGCATAGCTCCTGACAGGCCCATTGGTACACTGACGGAAGACTCCCTGAAGCGGCGGCCTTTGCGGCTGCCACAGGATGGCACCCTCAGCCTCGGCCGCACCGAGCTGGCCCTGAACCTGAACACCAACGCCCGCAAAATCGTCACGTTTCAGCTCGACAGCACGGCCATCCGTAGTATTACGGGGCAGTCGTTGGGGCTGAAGCCGCTCCGGCTGCGCGTGGTGGAGCAAACCAGTACCGGCACGCTCAGCGGCCCCGTCCAGACCACCGCCAAGCGGTATTGGGTGCAGCTGCTGGAAGCCAACGGGCAGATCCAGACCACCCTCGATTCGCCCAAAGGCACCTACCGTTTCGATAACCTGCAGCCTGGCACCTACCGCCTGCGCATACTCATCGACCAGAACGGGGACGGCCGCTGGCAGGGCGGTGACCCACAACTGCGCCAGCTGCCCGAGCCGGTAGTGCTATTTCCCAAAACCATTCAGGTGCGCTCCAACTTCGATAACGTGGAATCCTTAAGCTTCTAG
- a CDS encoding DUF4385 domain-containing protein gives MPFNYQQDFHTVNFRQHPEHYRVGKGEQGVLLVQPYKGEILPHWRFRTPSVARESSEQIYALFEAYLKANDFVGADMARKFLQMGFTRARRYANHRGGKKYDGPVPDDKKGQSGSHGRAELPRSPEDPEKAEAAAIFKRKWDEAKQHPDYLRQRAEFEARYGK, from the coding sequence ATGCCTTTCAATTATCAACAGGATTTCCACACCGTTAATTTCCGCCAGCACCCGGAACATTACCGCGTGGGCAAAGGCGAGCAGGGCGTGCTACTGGTGCAGCCTTATAAAGGCGAGATTCTGCCCCACTGGCGCTTCCGCACTCCTTCGGTGGCCCGGGAGTCTTCAGAGCAGATCTACGCGCTGTTTGAGGCCTACTTGAAGGCTAATGACTTTGTGGGCGCCGACATGGCCCGCAAGTTTCTGCAGATGGGCTTTACGCGGGCAAGGCGTTATGCCAACCACAGAGGTGGCAAGAAGTACGACGGCCCCGTACCCGATGACAAGAAAGGGCAGAGTGGCAGCCACGGTCGCGCCGAGTTGCCCCGCTCTCCCGAAGACCCGGAAAAGGCCGAAGCCGCCGCCATTTTTAAACGCAAGTGGGACGAGGCCAAGCAACACCCCGACTATCTCCGTCAGCGCGCCGAATTTGAAGCGCGCTACGGCAAATAA